Proteins from a genomic interval of Rhodococcus rhodochrous:
- the arc gene encoding proteasome ATPase — protein sequence MSSSEKPDAVAAAREIEELRAEVATLRRRLGEPSDQVRDLEARLESLTVRNGKLLETLKDARQQLITLREEVDRLAQPPSGYGVLLETFDDQTVDVFTSGRKMRVAVSPNLELDTFRPGQTVRLNEALTVVEVGGFERVGEITTLREVLDDGTRALVVGHADEERIVWLAAPLAAAAADDRTDVLVDDENSFTLRPGDSLLVDSKAGYAFERIPKAEVEDLVLEEVPDVGYSDIGGLGRQIEQIRDAVELPFLHKDLFREYSLRPPKGVLLYGPPGCGKTLIAKAVANSLAKKIAEARGDDSKEAKSFFLNIKGPELLNKFVGETERHIRLIFQRAREKASEGTPVIVFFDEMDSIFRTRGSGVSSDVETTVVPQLLAEIDGVEGLENVIVIGASNREDMIDPAILRPGRLDVKIKIERPDAEAAQDIFSKYLTESLPVHADDLAEFGGDRVACVRAMIERVVERMYAESEDNRFLEVTYANGDKEVLYFKDFNSGAMIQNIVDRAKKYAIKSVLETGAPGLRVQHLLDSIVDEFAENEDLPNTTNPDDWARISGKKGERIVYIRTLVTGKNASASRAIDTESNTGQYL from the coding sequence ATGAGCTCGTCAGAGAAGCCGGATGCGGTTGCGGCGGCACGCGAAATCGAAGAGTTGCGCGCAGAGGTGGCGACCTTGCGTCGTCGGCTCGGCGAACCGTCCGATCAGGTACGCGACCTCGAAGCCCGGCTCGAGTCCCTCACGGTCCGCAACGGCAAACTGCTCGAGACCCTCAAGGATGCGCGCCAGCAGCTGATCACGCTGCGCGAGGAGGTCGACCGGCTGGCCCAGCCGCCGAGCGGCTACGGGGTGCTGCTCGAGACGTTCGACGATCAGACCGTCGACGTGTTCACCTCGGGCCGCAAGATGCGGGTCGCGGTGTCCCCGAATCTCGAACTCGACACCTTCCGGCCCGGTCAGACGGTGCGGCTGAACGAGGCGTTGACCGTCGTGGAGGTCGGTGGGTTCGAGCGCGTCGGCGAGATCACCACCCTTCGGGAGGTGCTCGACGACGGCACCCGCGCGCTGGTGGTCGGGCACGCCGACGAGGAACGCATCGTGTGGCTGGCGGCCCCGCTCGCCGCGGCCGCCGCCGACGACAGGACCGATGTGCTCGTCGACGACGAGAACTCGTTCACGCTGCGCCCGGGTGATTCGCTGCTGGTCGACAGCAAGGCCGGCTACGCCTTCGAACGGATCCCCAAGGCCGAGGTCGAGGATCTCGTGCTCGAGGAGGTCCCGGACGTCGGCTACAGCGACATCGGTGGCCTGGGCCGGCAGATCGAGCAGATCCGCGACGCGGTGGAGCTGCCGTTCCTGCACAAGGATCTGTTCCGCGAGTACTCGCTGCGCCCGCCGAAGGGTGTGCTGCTGTACGGCCCGCCCGGTTGCGGTAAGACCCTGATCGCGAAGGCGGTCGCGAACTCGCTGGCGAAGAAGATCGCCGAGGCCCGCGGCGACGATTCGAAGGAAGCGAAGTCGTTCTTCCTCAACATCAAGGGCCCGGAGCTGCTGAACAAGTTCGTCGGTGAGACCGAGCGGCACATCCGGTTGATCTTCCAGCGGGCCCGGGAGAAGGCGTCCGAGGGCACCCCGGTGATCGTGTTCTTCGACGAGATGGACTCGATCTTCCGCACCCGCGGTTCCGGTGTGTCCTCCGATGTGGAGACCACGGTGGTGCCGCAGCTGCTCGCCGAGATCGACGGTGTCGAAGGGCTCGAGAACGTCATCGTCATCGGTGCCTCGAACCGTGAGGACATGATCGACCCGGCGATCCTGCGGCCCGGCCGCCTCGACGTGAAGATCAAGATCGAGCGTCCGGACGCGGAGGCCGCGCAGGACATCTTCTCGAAGTACCTGACCGAGAGCCTGCCGGTGCACGCCGACGATCTCGCCGAGTTCGGCGGCGATCGGGTCGCGTGCGTGCGGGCGATGATCGAGCGGGTCGTCGAGCGGATGTACGCCGAGTCCGAGGACAATCGGTTCCTCGAGGTCACCTACGCCAACGGCGACAAGGAGGTCCTGTACTTCAAGGACTTCAACTCCGGCGCGATGATCCAGAACATCGTCGACCGGGCGAAGAAGTACGCGATCAAGTCGGTGCTCGAGACCGGGGCGCCCGGTCTGCGGGTGCAGCACCTGCTCGACTCGATCGTCGACGAGTTCGCCGAGAACGAGGACCTGCCCAACACCACGAATCCGGACGACTGGGCCCGGATCTCGGGGAAGAAGGGCGAGCGGATCGTGTACATCCGCACCCTGGTCACCGGCAAGAACGCCAGCGCGAGCCGTGCGATCGACACCGAGTCGAACACCGGCCAGTACCTGTAG
- a CDS encoding nitroreductase family deazaflavin-dependent oxidoreductase, whose translation MPLPHTMARFNKIVTNRVTTPFAQLLPGTAVVEHRGRRSGRVFRTPVLLFTVGDDLRIALTYGADTDWVRNVCAAGEAVVHTRGRAIPVRDPRLGTDPQARWAPPPVRVALQAIGAHGYLDCTPQPHR comes from the coding sequence ATGCCGTTGCCGCACACCATGGCCCGGTTCAACAAGATCGTCACCAACCGGGTCACCACCCCGTTCGCTCAGCTGTTGCCGGGCACCGCGGTGGTCGAACATCGCGGGCGCCGCTCGGGCCGGGTGTTCCGCACCCCGGTTCTGCTGTTCACCGTCGGTGACGACCTGCGGATCGCGTTGACCTACGGCGCCGACACCGACTGGGTGCGCAACGTGTGTGCCGCCGGCGAGGCGGTGGTGCACACCCGGGGCAGGGCGATCCCGGTGCGCGACCCGCGGCTCGGAACCGACCCGCAGGCGAGGTGGGCGCCGCCGCCGGTGCGGGTGGCGCTGCAGGCGATCGGGGCGCACGGCTATCTGGACTGCACCCCGCAGCCGCACCGCTGA
- the dop gene encoding depupylase/deamidase Dop codes for MQRIIGIEVEYGISSPNEPSANPILTSTQAVLAYAAAEGVPRARRTRWDYEVESPLRDARGFDLGRFNGPAPVIDADEVGAANMILTNGARLYVDHAHPEYSAPEVADPLDAVIWDKAGERVMEAAARHASSVPGAPRLQLYKNNVDGKGASYGTHENYLMDRETPFSAVVAGLTPFFVSRQVITGSGRVGIGQSGDEPGFQLSQRADYIEVEVGLETTLKRGIINTRDEPHADADKYRRLHVIIGDANLAEMSTYLKVGTTALVLDLIEAGIDLSDLQLARPVTAVHHISHDPSLRKTVALADGRELTGLALQRIYHERVAKFHDGTEDKRILDILDKWAMVLDLLERDPMECADLLDWPAKLRLLEGFRNREGLSWSAPRLHMVDLQYSDVRLDKGLYNRLVARGSMQRLVSEQQVLDAVHTPPSDTRAYFRGECLRRFGADIAAASWDSVIFDLGRESLVRIPTLEPLRGSRAHVGELLETAQSAAELVDQLTH; via the coding sequence ATGCAGCGGATCATCGGTATCGAGGTCGAGTACGGGATCTCCTCACCCAACGAGCCATCGGCGAACCCGATCCTGACCTCCACGCAGGCGGTGCTGGCCTACGCGGCCGCCGAAGGGGTGCCGCGCGCGAGGCGCACCCGCTGGGACTACGAGGTCGAATCGCCCCTGCGCGACGCGCGGGGCTTCGATCTGGGCCGGTTCAACGGCCCGGCCCCGGTCATCGACGCCGACGAGGTCGGTGCCGCGAACATGATCCTCACCAACGGTGCGCGCCTGTACGTCGACCACGCCCACCCCGAATACTCCGCCCCGGAGGTCGCCGACCCTCTCGACGCGGTGATCTGGGACAAGGCCGGGGAACGGGTGATGGAGGCCGCCGCCCGGCACGCGTCGAGTGTGCCCGGCGCACCGCGACTGCAGCTGTACAAGAACAACGTCGACGGCAAGGGCGCCTCCTACGGCACCCACGAGAACTACCTGATGGACCGCGAGACGCCGTTCTCGGCGGTGGTCGCGGGCCTGACCCCGTTCTTCGTCTCCCGGCAGGTCATCACCGGCTCCGGCCGGGTCGGGATCGGCCAGTCCGGTGACGAGCCCGGTTTCCAGCTCTCGCAGCGCGCCGACTACATCGAGGTCGAGGTGGGTCTCGAGACCACCCTCAAGCGCGGCATCATCAACACCCGCGACGAACCGCACGCCGACGCCGACAAGTACCGGCGGCTGCACGTGATCATCGGCGACGCGAATCTGGCGGAGATGTCCACCTACCTCAAGGTCGGCACCACCGCGCTGGTGCTCGACCTGATCGAGGCCGGCATCGACCTGTCGGATCTGCAGCTCGCCCGCCCGGTCACCGCGGTGCACCACATCAGCCACGACCCGTCGCTGCGCAAGACCGTCGCGCTCGCCGACGGCCGGGAGCTGACCGGTCTGGCTCTGCAGCGGATCTATCACGAGCGGGTCGCGAAGTTCCACGACGGCACCGAGGACAAGCGGATCCTCGACATCCTCGACAAGTGGGCGATGGTGCTCGACCTGCTCGAACGCGACCCGATGGAATGCGCCGACCTGCTGGACTGGCCCGCGAAGCTGCGGCTGCTCGAGGGCTTCCGCAACCGCGAGGGACTGTCCTGGTCGGCGCCGCGCCTGCACATGGTCGACCTGCAGTACTCGGATGTGCGCCTGGACAAGGGCCTGTACAACCGGCTCGTCGCCCGCGGGTCGATGCAGCGGCTAGTCTCCGAGCAGCAGGTCCTCGATGCGGTGCACACCCCGCCGTCGGACACCCGCGCCTACTTCCGCGGTGAGTGCCTGCGCCGCTTCGGTGCCGATATCGCGGCGGCGAGCTGGGATTCGGTGATCTTCGATCTCGGTCGCGAGTCGCTGGTGCGCATCCCGACCCTCGAGCCGCTACGCGGCAGCCGCGCGCATGTCGGGGAGCTGCTCGAGACGGCGCAGTCGGCGGCGGAGTTGGTCGATCAGCTCACCCACTGA